One stretch of Erythrolamprus reginae isolate rEryReg1 chromosome 7, rEryReg1.hap1, whole genome shotgun sequence DNA includes these proteins:
- the GUCY1A1 gene encoding guanylate cyclase soluble subunit alpha-1 isoform X2 — protein sequence MPLCAPEGYLQYEKLYLAFQRSLANNNIKEIGQCEEKDFEKLFIDNADLAGIPVTILRESLGEELFKICYEEDEHILGVVGGSLKDFLNSFSTLLKQSSHCHEAGKMGRVEEVSILCLEKDPNFLNVYYFSPQKPTTLILSGIIKAAALILYDMEVEIMVMPPSFCKDSSEFIDQPYLLYSVHIKSTKPSLSPCKPQSSLVIPTSMFCKTFPFHCMFDKAMDILQVGNGIRRLLNKREFQAKPQFHEWFEILAPKINCTFSGIMTMLNMQFTIRVRRGDKVLKKSTGVMDLKGQMIYIIESNAILFLGSPCVDRLEDFTGRGLYLSDIPIHNALRDVVLIGEQAKAQDGLKKRLGKLKATLEQAHQALEEEKKKTVDLLCSIFPEEVAQQLWQGQVVQAKKFNNVTMLFSDIVGFTAICSQCSPMQVITMLNELYTRFDYQCGELDIYKVETIGDAYCVAGGLHKEIETHAIQIALMALKMMDLSNEVMSPHGESIKMRIGLHSGSVFAGVVGVKMPRYCLFGNNVTLANKFESCSVPRKINVSPTTYRLIKDHPGFMFTPRSRQELPPNFPDDIPGICYFLDAYLQDTFQGKSTKAWFQKKDAEEDKTNFLGTSTGVD from the exons TATGAAAAGTTGTATCTTGCATTTCAAAGAAGCCTAGCCAATAATAACATAAAAGAAATAGG ACAGTGTGAGGAAAAAGATTTTGAGAAGCTATTCATTGATAATGCAGATTTGGCTG GAATTCCAGTCACTATTCTAAGAGAATCTCTTGGCGAAGAGCTGTTCAAAATATGTTATGAAGAAGATGAACACATCCTTGGCGTTGTTGGGGGAAGTCTGAAAGACTTTTTGAATAGTTTCAGTACTCTTCTGAAGCAAAGCTCTCATTGCCACGAAGCTGGAAAAATGGGCAGAGTTGAAGAAGTTTCAATTTTGTGCTTGGAAAAAGATCccaattttttaaatgtatactaCTTTTCCCCCCAAAAACCAACTACCCTCATCCTGTCTGGTATTATTAAGGCAGCAGCTCTCATTTTATATGACATGGAGGTGGAAATAATGGTAATGCCACCCAGCTTCTGCAAAGACAGTTCTGAGTTTATTGATCAACCTTATTTGTTATACTCTGTGCACATCAAAAGCACAAAGCCATCACTATCACCTTGTAAACCCCAGTCTTCTCTTGTCATTCCTACTTCTATGTTCTGTAAGACCTTTCCTTTCCATTGCATGTTTGACAAGGCCATGGATATTTTGCAAGTTGGCAATGGCATCAGGAGATTATTGAACAAAAGAGAATTTCAAGCAAAGCCACAGTTTCATGAATGGTTTGAAATTTTAGCTCCTAAAATAAATTGCACATTTAGCGGGATCATGACAATGCTGAACATGCAGTTTACTATAAGAGTGAGACGAGGAGACAAAGTTCTTAAAAAGTCAACTGGG GTTATGGATCTCAAAGGACAAATGATTTACATTATTGAATCTAATGCCATTTTGTTCTTGGGATCTCCTTGTGTGGATAGATTGGAAGATTTCACAGGACGCGGCTTATATCTTTCAGATATTCCAATTCATAATGCACTTAGGGATGTTGTTTTAATAGGTGAACAAGCTAAAGCTCAAGATGGATTGAAGAAAAGATTAGGGAAGCTTAAAGCAACTCTTGAACAAGCTCACCAGGCTcttgaagaagagaaaaaaaagacagTTGATCTTTTGTGTTCCATTTTCCCTGAGGAAGTTGCTCAGCAGCTATGGCAAGGACAAGTTGTACAGGCCAAGAAATTTAATAATGTCACAATGCTTTTTTCTGACATTGTAGGATTCACAGCAATCTGTTCTCAGTGTTCACCCATGCAGGTTATCACCATGCTTAATGAGCTATATACTCGCTTTGATTACCAATGTGGAGAATTGGATATTTACAAG GTAGAAACCATTGGAGATGCATATTGTGTAGCTGGGGGCTTACATAAAGAAATTGAGACCCATGCAATTCAGATTGCGCTAATGGCACTTAAAATGATGGATCTGTCCAATGAAGTGATGTCACCACATGGAGAATCCATCAAG ATGCGTATAGGACTACATTctggctctgtttttgctggtgtTGTTGGTGTGAAAATGCCACGTTACTGCCTATTTGGAAATAATGTAACACTTGCCAACAAGTTTGAGTCTTGCAGTGTCCCTAGGAAAATAAATGTTAGCCCCACTACCTACAG GTTGATAAAGGATCACCCTGGCTTCATGTTTACTCCTCGCTCGAGACAAGAACTTCCTCCCAACTTTCCAGATGATATACCTGGAATCTGTTACTTTCTTGATGCTTATCTTCAAGATACTTTTCAAGGGAAAAGTACAAAAGCATGGTTTCAGAAGAAAGATGCTGAAGAagacaagacaaatttcttggggACATCAACAGGAGTGGATTAA